The DNA window TTCCAAGAGCTACCATTTTTCGCGTTATTGCTCAAATAAAGGGGATTCATCTCCACCAACCGATGATTCTGAGCAAGGACCTCCTCAGGAAGCCGTTTTGAAGGCCATCTCAGGTTTTTATTTTTCCGCATAATCACTTTTCTATCAATATTCGTGTGTTTATTAAGATAATCTCTTGAATATTAATCTTTGTTGATCGAATCGTTTGTTTTGCCCTATTgtgtttaattattttgttgttgAATAAAATGCGGTAAGAAAttttgaatgaatggggattTTATGAGATGCTCAATCTTTGTTATGTTTCATTTGTATTAGAAAAAGGAATTTGGtgaaattacattttttttgaattttcagaAGTTTCAAAGGCAGAAGGAAGGGTGGGGCAGACTACTAATGTGGTAATTGGAGGCACAGTTGCTGATGATTCAACCAATGAGTGGCTTGCTTTAGATCAGAAGGTAGACTTGAGTTCAAATATAGGCCTCATTTCTGTTCCTTATCTAATGAATACTTGAAATGATTGTTTTCCCTTGATTGAATTGGCTGTTGCAGTTAATCCCTAAGTATATATCGTGGCTCGAGTGCACGTTATTACGTTGTTTGAGCTATCGAAAATCTTTACTAATTCGATGTCACACATGTATGTGTCATAGGTGAACTCTTATCCCACAGTTAGAGGGTTCACGGCAATTGGAACCGGAGGTAACGATTTTGTGCAGGCCATGGTTGTTGCTGTTGAATCAGTACTTCAGATGCCAATCCCGGAGGTAAGCACACGTTTTCCTGCGTTTAAAGTTTGATTTGGAGTTCGGAACCATCAAAATGGTTTCTGCTTTCCCACATACGAGCTTTACTTGCTCTAACTTTGTTGCGGGTTGGTCTTATTTTATGCGATCCTTTCCAGACATTTAATACCGCATAAAGTTTGAaatgttatttctattttttattgttaaCTTGTGAGCTAATCAACTATGGTTCAATACTATCTGagaaagtataattttatgttGCAATACGACATATCATTTCCATTAACTGCTAAAATGGTTATTAGTTCTTAGATAGTGAGAAATTTGGTTCAAGTCATTAGCTGGAAAATGAAATTGTTATTTGTATTCAATATAAGGATCTTCGAAATTGCATGAAAGGACAGCTTTCTGGTTCCGAGGTGTTGACTCTGAGTTGATGCTGCCAAAATTTTCATTGATAATGTTCACTACCTCTAAATGTTAGTCCATTCTTGTTCAAAATGAGTGGTTTGTGAAGTTCGGTAGTAAGGAAGTTAAACAAGGTGAATGTTTTCGGAGCACATAAGTGTTTCTTCTCTGTATTGTGAAGTTTGGTAGTAAGAAAGCCTAACTAGTATAATACTCTACCTCTCTTTCCCCCACCAGAAAAATAGCCGCAACTCTGAACAATTCATCACTGCAAACCCAACACTCTTAATCCTACCATATATTCTGCTGCAGGGTCAAGTGAAGCAGAAGATATCGTCTGGTGGCAAATATGTATCAGTAAACATCGGACCTGTGCAAGTTATTTCCAGTGAGCAggtgctctctctctctctctcggagGGCATGATGTTAAGTTTATGCTGTCAAAATGTGCACATGAAACAGACATGCTAATGAAAATTGGATATTTTGTTATTCATTGGAACATATATGTGATCGAGTTGCGTTGGTCCAGGTACAAGCGGTATACAATGCTATGAGACAAGACGACAGGATGAAGTATTTTTTGTAAAACGATTTCCAGTTGGACTCTGTATAGAAGGCTGGTCATCCAAACTTGCAGGTGTAACTCTTATTTTCTTTGACTTTCCTACTATGTTCGTTTGTGACGTTTTGTCTATCTCCATAAGCTGATATAGTAGGCTTAGCTAGTTACCTTGTGACAATCATTAGTTATTTATGATTGTGAGTTTTTTATGTGGTAATTTAGCATGGATCCTCATTGGAATATAATTGTTGAGGCTTTGTAACATCTATACATTTTGGTAAATCCAGTGAATATTCATCtttcgaattttttttgaagaaatGAAAAGTGTATACATAGGTAAACCGTGTGCAATGAATAATATCAACTCTTATGTCTCTATCAAGTGGAATTACATCATCATTTGAAGTAATTCTGCAAGATTGGGATGACAAAATCACCATCTTTCACAGGTGTTCTTCCATTCTGATTTTGATGAAAAACTTCATCATCTCCGCGCCCTTCGGCTTCTCTGTCTTCATCTTCGTCTTTCCGTTTCGTCGTATTACCACAACCCAACAACATAAGCTCCAACATCCGCCTTCGAACACCATAAACTGCATTTGCCTCAACCAAACAATCCCCCTTGTAAGCTTCTCTAAGAAACACaatttgactctttcctttaGTAGCCACATAGAAAATCCCTGGATGCTTCAAAAGGAGCTCACGCACGTTAACCATAATCCCGAGATCCTTTCTAAAATGCGCCAATCTCTCCACGTCCATCATCTTCTCCTCGGTCAAGGTCAGGAGCTCGTGGATGATTCCGACCGCGCGCTTCTCGTACCTCTCGACTCCTCCGCACGTGCggacacgaacacgaacacggaCGCTTTCCGTCTTTTCGTAAGGCTTCAGGTAGGAAAGGCGCTGCCAGTTCTTCAGCTTCTCCTTAAACCCCGCAACTATCTTAAACCCTGTTGGGAAGCTAATGGGGAATGCGTATTTCGTCTCGAATTCGCTCAGCCATTTCTCTCTGTATTCTCTCTCCCTCCATTTCTCCACCTCGGCTGTGAAGCTTACCGCCCCTTCGATCAATTCTACGACCTCTAAATCTACCATTCTGAATACCTCGCTACGCTTTCTGATTATCGAATCCCTAAAATTTTCAGGTAACCCCAATTCCCGTCTCATCAATCTGATCGCGTGTATGTGAACTCTCCCATTTTCAGACATGGCTAAGATCTTTCTGATCTTAATCACATTGGCATCCTCCATGGTGATAAAGACCTCATCCTCCAGCTTCAACAATTCGACGAATTTCGAAGTGAATGTGCAGCATGCGTTCCTCCTCACCGGGTGCGTGAACACCTTGAAAACGTGAGGGTACTTGCGGAGGATCTCGCCGGCAGTGAGGGTGTCGAAACCGGCATGCAAAGCCCAGCGGGAGAGGAGGTTGACAGAGACGTAGGGACCGCGTTTCTTGGCAGCGACTACGTCGTAGAGaccgaggatgaggaggaggcggcggtggtgggAGGCGAGGCGGTCGAGCTTCGAGTCGAGGGTTCGGGTCTCAAGACGAGTCTGGGCAGTGTTGGCAGGCTTCTTGAAACGGATTTGTATCGAGGCGGTAAACGGCCCACCGGGGAATAAAGAGTGCGATGCGTGGGTGATTTTGTTTAGGAATCTCATACCTGTTAGAAAGAAAGAATAAGAAATCAATTAATCTTGGTAGTGGTAGGGTAGATAACTCATCTACTTTGGAGTCATACGACAAAAAATGACCTAGAATGTGTGTTGCtatcatgttttgtttatttatcatCCAATTAGATTGATTATCTTCTGTATCTATGTAACACTCTTACTCGATCATTAAACCAACCGAATAAGTGCCACAACATCCAAGTCAAAAACTTGGACAGAATAATGCATTAACTTTGAAAAATCAGTCCAATCAACTCCCAAGTAGAAAATTAACAAAACTTGTGGCAAATGAGATGTCTGTATGGATAGATTTGAAGCTTGAAATTCCTAGTCATTTAGGATTTATAACCGTTTTGCCCAAATCACCCAGAAAGGGGTAGATTGTATtgaaaaatcactataaattcattTGAAGCTGAATTTTGGTGAAAAGGATACCATTTATCTGGTTAAACTGGTAGTGTTCTCACAACCACGTGTAAATAAACTCAATTTAAGCAAGataaaatccccaaattttAATTTCCCAAATTCTAGGTCAATTTCTTCCCCAACCAAATTCTAATCTGTTGATTATTCTCTAACCTATACAAAAATTCTACCTATAAACATTCATCATAAAATTGAAATACTAATCAGTAGGGAAAAGAATTAGaatcaagagagagagagagagataccaAGAATTAGTACGCATCGACAGAGGCTGGAAATGATCGGCGGCGTCGGAAAGGAGGCGACGGCGACTCTCAaatgggagagagggagagaatatGGGTGTGTCACAGCTGCAGAGAGAAAATGTAGGCAGAGAATTGGGTGAGGATAAAGGAGGGAGATGAAGCGGTGACTGAAATCCGGCGGCAACAGCGCCTGTTTGCCGACGGCGGGAAAGGGTGCGGTCAGGTTGCACAAATTTCTTTCTGCACTGTTCCTATTTATGTTTATTTCTGATTAATTCTAATGGGCCTGAACTAAAATTAAAGTCCAACAAATTATGACAATACTTTGTTATAAAAGGTACAGTTAATGTATAAcgtaattaaatattaaaaaatactccctccgtcccgcactactcgcacgtatttcctttttgggcgtcccaagttacttgcattctttccatttttagtaaaaattttcacctacagccgtcatttttgactttcctatacactcattcattaatctccgtgccgaaaaggaaatgagcgagtagctcgggacggagggagtatttaaaattaaagtagTTTACATATGATTATTAATTAGGCTCGTTTGATGAGGTGTCAAAATTTAACTTACATCACTTGTAGGAATGTGTATGTGGACTCCGCTGGCTTTTCACAAAATAAGAATTTGATGAAATTTTAGAATTTACATGCAAAATAAGCATTTAAAAACTTAAACTTGAACACGAATATCAACCATTTTACGGCGGCAATTCAAATTTGATTGGAAAAGGGGATTAAAAAGATCCGGCGCTGTAAGGTCGATGTACAGCTTCCACGTTTCATGCAGAATTTTCATGTAAAAACCATCTTTACCTACACCACATTTTCAACTAGCATTTTTTAATCTTTATTAAAAGAAGATATGGAATTTGTCACACAAATTAATGATGGGAGTCAACATGCCAACCCTAAATTTGACAGCACCACAAAAGTTTCTTTAAAGTAGGGAACATCTATAATTGAACTAAGATTTTCCTATTTGCGAAAACGAAATATAGATTGGACAAATTTGCTTCCCACTATTCTAtctattcttttttttactatttctcttAAAAACCTGGCCTATAATAATGCATTTTGATTTATTGTCATAGTGCTTATTACAATATCTCTCATGCATACATCTCATACTCATTCTTGTAACTAATTTAATCTACGAATaagtctatttttatttatcccATATTATATTCAAATATTATAATGTACCCAATGCCACCGTAGTATATAGATTCTCATGATTTAAAGTGATCTTAACCTTTTTTCTTTAACCCTTGTTTTTACAAACAATCACCTTACATATTCTTCTTGcaataaattatgaaaaaatcatgaatttaggTCCAACTTTGACATGTTTTGCAATTATAAAAACTTGTTGAATATCGAGAAAACCATTAATTAAGTTTGAATTATTCTGCAGCGGAAACAATCGATtgtattgttgatattttacaATAAAACAATGTCACTTTTTAGAACAGACGACATCATTTAACTCACTGTCAGTGACATCCACatatgattttttatttcaaatgaCAATCtaatataatttcataaaaaaatttcaacgtACAAATccatatttcatatttttttcttttcattttcaaagtttctTCGAAGATGCGAAACGGaaaaaatttaactaaattatgattttacaacaaagtaatttatttattgcatATCTATCTATTTTATACCAACTCGTTTTCCAGTGATGGTGTGGGCCTAGCAAAAGTGGGTGTTGATATCAGCGGCGGGCGGTATCTCGAAATGCCACAGCCTCCCCTCCGCCTTCACTCGATACTTCTTGCATAAGAACGCCTCCGCGTACATCTGCTCCACCCGCCGGTCCACGTCGTGCAGGAACACGTGCGTCACGCCCCTTCCCTTCCGGTTCCTCGCCATCACCGCCGCCGAGTATATCGCCGCCATCCTCCCCGGCGCCTCCGGGAAATACCCTCGCGGCGCGTCGATCATTATCAGGTCCCACTCCGTATCGTACACCTCATTCTCCAGCATGTTCAGCGCTAACCTACGCATTAAACATGTGAACTTAACTATTTTTGTATATAATAATGAACatcttaatttataattttttattatcaaaggagagactcattttccactaacaatactgcGTTGTTAATTACCTGCATTTGTCGTTGCCACGTAGGAAGGATTTACTGGGAGAGCAGTCAGGCTCGGAGCGGAAATGTCGCATCAATTCGTCGGCCTGGGAGAGTTGGGTGCGATAGGGGACGGTGTGGGCCCGGAGGGCGGGGGCGTCTCCTAAGACGGTTTGGACCCACTTGGGGTCCTCCTCGAGGAATAGCGTCTTGCCATGTGGGTTGAGGGAGGCCCACATGAGCGAGTCGCGCCCGAGCCCAAACACGAGGAAGTTCGTGGGGGCCAGGGAGCGAAGGACGCGGGACGTGACCGAGATCTCGGCCAAGGACTGCTGCGGGACCACCGTGGACGTCGCGTACTGGAGCACGGCATCCAGCTGGAGGTTCGTCGCCGAGGGGCGTGACGCGCCGCAGAGGTATGGTGCGGAGGCGTTTTTGGCAAGGAGGAGGAGTACAAGCGACGCGGCGGCGATCGATCCCACGGCCACTAGGGGCAGGGGCCAGGCCTTCTTGCTTTGGTTGTTGCTTTTCTGCATTGTTTTGTGTCTTGATTTTGGGACTATGGGTTTGGAGAGAACGTTTTAAACTAAgttcatttttatttgattttaatgGGATTTTGACTTTTTGGGACTAAAGGTGTAATTGGCGTAATTATGAAAATTACATCTTTTCATGATTAATATTGTCAATTTTGATATTAATGATGATTTTCTGTGATTCTCTAAATCGATGAAATCGTAATttaaatatatcaaaatgaaattgtattgaattttaaatttaaaataataaaataactttCTTCTTTCTCCCTCCTATGTCacctaagagtgtccacagtggtgCGGAACAACCACACCACAACCACAAAAACACTTCCACGGGCACAAAAACTTCTCTAGCTCAATAACAATCACGTCACaaccacaaatcacattatcagccactcattcatAATTTTCGCGGGATGTctactgagacattatgtcaactagggggcataattgtcatttttacgcgatgtcaactacggagacattatgtcatctacgatgtcaacaacaaacattatttatgtcaactattatgtcaacaacaacattttacaaatacttaatgtcaacaacaaatattcATGTCAACGATCTATATTattcatgtcaacaacaacgttttacatataatatatgtagatatacgtagttgacattatatgtatgtagttgacatggattatatatatgtaattgacattatatgtgtatagttgacatgaattgtatatgtagttgacatggattgtatatgtagttaacattatatgtgtagttgacatgaattgtatatgtagttgacatagattatatatgtagttgacattataaataggagatagCTAAATCTTGAATCTTAACTCTTAGCAATTAATTCTCAACTGGGGAATATCACCAAACACCTAGAGTGCATTATGATTAAACTTGTTTCCCAATCCAACTCACATCCAACACAATTGATAATCAAAACCCTAAAACTTCCAATTCCATAAAcgaatcaataattaaacttgCAAAAATTTCAAATCCACCTTCAACCAAGAAATCAATCAACAACTAAATTCCTAATTAATTACTACGAGTAGTATAatacaacaaaacaaaaatacacTTGAAGGTCTACGAGCGGAGGAACATGAGTTTCTTCAACTTTGGCAGCAATAGAGAGGCAAGCAACAACCACAAGCTGCATCAGCCACGGCCTCTTCTCTGCATTTCCCTCCAAACTCACCAAGAATCTGTCCACGAAATTCACGCCCAGgacggcggcagcggcggagaTTTTATGATGCGAAGCGATTTTGAGAACGAATTCTACGGCTTCATTTCTAGTTGATGAAGAGAGGCGCCAGGATTCGGGCGGTGCAATTTGTTGTCTGTGCAATTTCTAGCTGATGAAGAGAGGCGCCTTGGAATGCCGATCGCCGTGgaaggattctccttcctctttTGCTCTATTTACCATTCTgtcatttcataattaattaatctaaaaatatttttcgtgtggtaaattctggaccacttaTCGTTTTTGCAAAATTATAACGATCATATGAAAAGTACAATTTGAAAAAATCCTGTATTATACTACTACCggccattattattattattattattagataTTTTTCAGTAAAGGATAAGATTTATAATCCCATCAATCAAATTCCTTCACAACCTTATTTGTCGGGGAAAGAATTGACAAAAGTATTGAGATCCCAAACTCATCTCTTCTACTCTATCTAAGAtcttttttctaattaattttacATCTAAATAGTACCAGTTTACAAACTACTCTTGCGACTTCGTTACGACAGGATAACACGATGATATCACTTAATATTATACTTTAGTTTTGATGAAAGGGTTGACTTTAACTTAATTAGGTGTTGCTTAagtttctctattttatttttgacaTTGTACAATATTAATTATCATTTTCTTGAGTTGGCATATTCAATTTTCCGAATATTTGTAGTGTAAATATGAAATGGTACAAATTTACGAATGTTCTAATTTTCTAATATCTCGACATAATGGTTCTCTTGAATTTGAATAGGGTATATTAACATAGactatataattttgttaattgATAATGCATTAATAATTTAAAGTCTAAAGTAATAATTTCTTTAAAATGTTACTAGTACATAGTActccttttatttatttgagtGTAACCGTTTACAGTGATATAGTATGTATAAATTATATACGTAATTGTGGTTATTAATGATGATTGACAAGATCATTAAAGAGGTAGTTAAGTCTTGAATGACTAGAACATAGAAAATTGACCTACATTAAATCCAAAATATcgataaaaaagataaaataatagaCTAGAGAGGGAGTTCATTTCCATTTAAAACACTACTACAATTATTAAACGGTTTAAACCTCATCTTCCTCGTCAACTTCAAATCTTCAACTTCTCCACAATAAAGTACTCctaatactattattaaattCCTAGCTATATAGTTGATTTAGAGGGTCCAAGAAAATAATGTTCATTCATTAGGCTTAATCCACACAGGGGATGCTAAGCCTTCTTTTTAGATTTCactttaaatataattttaaattactaataaatgattttcaaaaaacaattaaataatttctgaatattaattaaaatgataaaaaaaattgtgtggACAGCAATAACCAAGCTTAGCTTAATTTCATTGTAATCCAAATGTGTGACGATCTATAACATGTCGGCTAGATATTTTAAGTACTCGACCCATCTCATATTCAATGCTAAATAGTACTCTACTACTCGTAGATAACTATGCCATATTTGAAAATTACTGATTTCGACTCTTTAATCATAATTCATATCTGATCCAAGTCTTAGTAACTGTTATAATAGATTAAACTATATAACTTTGGAAGAAattgttgaaaagtaaaatgcggaaaataaaactGAAGAATTCTTGAATACTacattttgattgatttgaatTGTTCTTGTTGATACATAGTACATCCCTATTTATAGGAGTAGAGAAGTAATGCACCTAGAAACTATACTTATTGGAATCCTACATTATAAATGCTATCTCCTCTTTCCAGCAGGTTGGAACTTCACACTTTCTCTTCCCAACATACTTGGGACACCTCAAGTTATCTTTCCAACAGAAATCAACACACCCACACtacacacttatataggtgatagATTATAAATAAAAGCTATACAAATCACTTGGGACTTAACATTCTTAAGATGCTAAGGGATAAGAAGCATAGAAAGGGTTCTCGTCCGGTTATCCCGaaagtttgataaaaaaaaagcttTGGATAGCGATGTTCTATGTGATTATGTGTGGACCATTTGGAACATaacaataaaatcaacttcaggAGTTTCAGCCTATTTGGGAGTTTGAGAAGAAACGTTTAATATGAAGACTTGGCACTTGGACTTGAGGTTAGTGCCCAAAATTATCCTTCCATTGGAAAAAATGAATGGTGAATGAAATGTAGTTAGATTTTGGAGAGAACTCATAATCAACGATGAGACAAGAGCTCCCAATGGGAACTTGATAGCCGAATCAGAATCCAAGAAAACAACATAGAGTTAAGCAAAGCAGACTTCGTCTTTTGTTTAACCTTGTGTTTTGTGTCTACTTGTGTCTTGATCATGAGAACTTTCTTTTAGTGACTTGCGTCTGGGTGTTGTATTCTCTCTACTAgctttctatatttttttgatATCTCGTTGTCCCTGCTTTTTGTTGTTTGGCTAGGCTGTTGGTTAATTTTTTGCTTtggtgtgtgttttttttcatTGGATTTTTTACTATCGGAAAGTAGTTCGCCGTAGCTACAGGCTTGATCATGTGTTcctttcattaaaaaaaaacaatcttccatattttcaaaattcgaaattcaattcaaatttcTAAATTTGCCAAATTCAAATTTTCCAGTGTAAGTCATATGCTTATAAATTAGAATATAATCCTAGAATACATCGAAATTCTCTCCCATAATCCAAAAATGTAAGCTTATAATAGTTGAGACTTGTGAGCCTAGAAATTCCGTAttcttgatttttcttttttctttcatttcaaTATTCTAAATgctaaatcattttttttaattcagacAACATATTAGGACACATGTATAATTAGTGATGCCTCCTAAATAATTGATTACATATCACCAGTTAGATATAGTAGGATTTGGGTAAACTCATAAATGTGTGGAGATCTATCGAcatttaattaatgtataatGTTTGGTAGGAATTAGGAAGCATTTTGGCAGTCTCAATTTAATATGCATCCCACATGACATCCTCATATTCATCAATGTGGACCATTGTTCAGCCCATAGCACAAGACCCACACCACTTAAGCCCATTACTCCGATCCGTTTTGGACCTATGTTTGTGACCCGCAATTGATGCtcttaattactccctccgtctcacataatttgggacagtTTGacttggcacgggttttaagaaatgttgttTGACTTTGATTTAAATGAAGATATGTAGTAGAAAAGGGTcccattttaatttttgtatctttttttattgaaatattgaTTTTGTGGCTGTTGgagtataattaaaaaaatttcttccatttttttattgaaGTTAATGTTTTAATCGTCCCTACCACCACATATTCTGCCGAAATATTGCTGCATATTTTCATAAAACatcaaatttgaataaataggcTGCTGCATATTTTCATAAAACTTCCATCACATTACAAATTGCAGTTTTTTGGAGGGAAATCCCAAATCCCATTAAACTTACAACAAATTTTAGGAGGGAGTACAACATCTGTAACAGAGAGTCACACGTCATACCAGTGACCACCAAATTTTAGGAGGGAGCACAACAAATTAGAAGGGAAACTCCAACTACCACCATCTATAAAAGGACTACCTATACAACTAAAGGAGAGTTTTTGATCATTTGccctcagaaaattttcatcactGGGCTATGGAGCCTGCTGCCGGAGACATCGCCGAAGATATTGCCAGAAACAGAGACAGAAACAGAGAGTCACACGTCATACCAGTGACCACAAAAAATTTGATAGCTCAAAGTCTGCTACAATCGAGCCATTTAGGTAATGTGCCATATGGAGCTTTTCAGAAGGCAGAAAAGGAGTTTGGAGTGAGCCGGAAGACAGTCTATAAGATCTGGTCAGAGGCCAAAAAACAGATCCAGAGTGGAGTACCTGTCAACATAGCAAACCGTGTTAAAGGCTTCAAGCGCAAAGATCAAATTCAGCTTGATACTAACAAGGCAAGATCTCTTTCAATCCTTGAAAGAGGTACTATCCATAAGATGGCTGTGAAGCTTGAGTTAAGCAAGACTACCGTAGGCAGAATGGTGAAAGATGGTAGGCTCAGGCCACACACAAATGCAGTTAAGCCACTACTTACTGCTGCAAACAAATTAGCAAGAATGAAATGGGGTCTCATTCATGTTCAACCAGTGGTGTTCAATGGTATGCTCAAATATCACACAATGCACAATGTAGTGCACATTGATGAGAGGTGGTTTTTCATGACTAAGGCTACGGATAGGTACTACCTGCTGCCAGATGAGGAAGAGCCATATAGAGCTATTAAGTCAAAGCGGTTCATCACAAAGGTCATGTTtatgtgtgttgtgtgtagACCACACATTGCAGAAAATGGAGAAGTCATATTTGATGGAAAAATAGGCATTTTTCCATTCACTACTAAAGAGCCAGCAAAGAGAGGTTCCAAGAACAGACCAAGAGGCACCTTAGAGACCAAGCCCATTCAATCAGTGAACAAGGAAGTCATGAGGGAATGCCTCATTCAAAAGGTACACTGTTTTTGGTTCCATTTTTTTCCATCCCACTAAAACACATCACATATATGTGCAGATCCTACCAGCCATCAAGGCTAAATGGCCAGAGAATATAAGCAAGGAGATATTCATTCAACAAGATAATGCAAGGCCACACATAAACCACAATGATGCAGAATTTCAGGCTGTAACAAACACAGAGGGTTTCAAATTCCATATCATTTGCCAACCATCTAATTCCCCTGATTGTAATGTGTTGGATTTAGGTTTTTTCCGTGCCATCCAGTCTATACAAGATGACAAAGTGGCTAATGGAGTGGATGATTTGTTGAGGAATGTGCAAAGCTCCTTTGATGAACTTAGTGCACAAACACTCAATAATGTTTTCCTAACTCTTCAAGGTTGTCTTACTGAGATATTGAAGGTGGAAGGGGGAAATGGATACAAAACTCCACACATGAATAAAGAAAGGTTATCAAGGCTGGGGATACTTCCAATCACTTTGGAAGTTGAGGAAGAGATTGTCAAGGCTGCTGTGGCTTACCTCCAACAACCTGATAATGATGTCAGCACATCATATGACATCTCAGGTATCAGTACAGCTGTGGGCTTCTAAGATCAGTAAGCATTTTTTGTCAGTTGGGTGTGTAAGCCTCAGGAGTAGGTGTGGTTTATGCTACCAACTGTTTTTTGTCATCTTTTGTAAAGCCTCCAAACCTACAAGTGTAGGGGTGGCTTCTAAAGTTCAAATCCCTCAGAAAATTGTCATCATAGGGAAGCCTCCAGACCATACATGTATATGGGGTGGCTTATAAGGCTGCTTAACTAACAACACAGCCTCCTAACCATTGTATAGGGGTGGCTTATGTAATGACTTTGTATGGTTTTGTTAAGAGCATTTTCCCTCAGATAGCATGGTTATATCAACTCACAAATAAGCCTCCTAACCTAACAAGAGGGGTGGCTTACTAACATATAGCCAAGCATCACATGGAACAGATAAAGCAACTCATCATAGGGAGCAGATCAAGTCACACATAAGCCTCCAAACCTAGCAAGATGGGTGCCTTACTAACACATAGCAAAGCATCACAGTGAGGTACTAGCAAAACATCATAGGGAGCAGATCAATTCACA is part of the Salvia splendens isolate huo1 chromosome 6, SspV2, whole genome shotgun sequence genome and encodes:
- the LOC121806414 gene encoding uncharacterized protein LOC121806414, translated to MACRIALRTVFLTEPRLHLSFIHTNFSSFRPIKKISTSNPSCGCRTRPNSKSYHFSRYCSNKGDSSPPTDDSEQGPPQEAVLKAISEVSKAEGRVGQTTNVVIGGTVADDSTNEWLALDQKVNSYPTVRGFTAIGTGGNDFVQAMVVAVESVLQMPIPEGQVKQKISSGGKYVSVNIGPVQVISSEQVQAVYNAMRQDDRMKYFL
- the LOC121806413 gene encoding protein ROOT PRIMORDIUM DEFECTIVE 1-like — protein: MRFLNKITHASHSLFPGGPFTASIQIRFKKPANTAQTRLETRTLDSKLDRLASHHRRLLLILGLYDVVAAKKRGPYVSVNLLSRWALHAGFDTLTAGEILRKYPHVFKVFTHPVRRNACCTFTSKFVELLKLEDEVFITMEDANVIKIRKILAMSENGRVHIHAIRLMRRELGLPENFRDSIIRKRSEVFRMVDLEVVELIEGAVSFTAEVEKWREREYREKWLSEFETKYAFPISFPTGFKIVAGFKEKLKNWQRLSYLKPYEKTESVRVRVRVRTCGGVERYEKRAVGIIHELLTLTEEKMMDVERLAHFRKDLGIMVNVRELLLKHPGIFYVATKGKSQIVFLREAYKGDCLVEANAVYGVRRRMLELMLLGCGNTTKRKDEDEDREAEGRGDDEVFHQNQNGRTPVKDGDFVIPILQNYFK
- the LOC121806607 gene encoding probable methyltransferase At1g27930 yields the protein MQKSNNQSKKAWPLPLVAVGSIAAASLVLLLLAKNASAPYLCGASRPSATNLQLDAVLQYATSTVVPQQSLAEISVTSRVLRSLAPTNFLVFGLGRDSLMWASLNPHGKTLFLEEDPKWVQTVLGDAPALRAHTVPYRTQLSQADELMRHFRSEPDCSPSKSFLRGNDKCRLALNMLENEVYDTEWDLIMIDAPRGYFPEAPGRMAAIYSAAVMARNRKGRGVTHVFLHDVDRRVEQMYAEAFLCKKYRVKAEGRLWHFEIPPAADINTHFC
- the LOC121807090 gene encoding uncharacterized protein LOC121807090, encoding MEPAAGDIAEDIARNRDRNRESHVIPVTTKNLIAQSLLQSSHLGNVPYGAFQKAEKEFGVSRKTVYKIWSEAKKQIQSGVPVNIANRVKGFKRKDQIQLDTNKARSLSILERGTIHKMAVKLELSKTTVGRMVKDGRLRPHTNAVKPLLTAANKLARMKWGLIHVQPVVFNGMLKYHTMHNVVHIDERWFFMTKATDRYYLLPDEEEPYRAIKSKRFITKVMFMCVVCRPHIAENGEVIFDGKIGIFPFTTKEPAKRGSKNRPRGTLETKPIQSVNKEVMRECLIQKILPAIKAKWPENISKEIFIQQDNARPHINHNDAEFQAVTNTEGFKFHIICQPSNSPDCNVLDLGFFRAIQSIQDDKVANGVDDLLRNVQSSFDELSAQTLNNVFLTLQGCLTEILKVEGGNGYKTPHMNKERLSRLGILPITLEVEEEIVKAAVAYLQQPDNDVSTSYDISGISTAVGF